The Pectinophora gossypiella chromosome 15, ilPecGoss1.1, whole genome shotgun sequence genome has a window encoding:
- the LOC126373015 gene encoding uncharacterized protein LOC126373015 translates to MSDSELISSKSRILDLFAELDDSELNSIEQWICSQSYKKDLEAKKTLIRTDKLLTKTGDAIKKLVPFEAEMSSEKIVPPTVGDQADCTESNTCHVDEFLYDHDQVDTLVKEGKLKRHYCIDCNSRNVKELIYISHSMSRQALQYIFKVLLPSDLEDKQILDVGSRLGAVLYGAYYLSNASSIIGIEMNKEFCEVQEKIIHKFSMDADRIRVIHSDVMERPDIVQQSNVIIINVLDFFVDIPKHKEMWHFFKKHIKKGSYLICNRSMADTLNSLDMFEELMNWLSICIPNQMKNEIFFDVEDCSELYLYTVN, encoded by the exons ATGTCGGACAGTGAACTCATAAGCTCAAAGAGTCGCATTCTTGATTTGTTCGCTGAGTTAGACGACAGTGAACTAAATTCTATTGAACAATGGATTTGCAGCCAATCTTATAAGAAAG acttGGAAGCAAAGAAAACTCTGATAAGAACAGATAAATTGCTGACCAAAACAGGAGATGCTATTAAAAAGCTTGTTCCATTTGAGGCAGAAATGTCTTCTGAGAAGATAGTCCCACCAACAGTTGGGGACCAGGCAGATTGTACTGAGAGCAACACTTGCCATGTAGATGAGTTCCTTTATGACCATGACCAAGTGGACACTCTGGTGAAAGAAGGGAAGTTGAAAAGGCACTACTGTATAGATTGCAATTCTCGAAATGTCAAA gaATTAATATACATTTCACATTCAATGTCAAGACAGGCTTTACAGTACATATTTAAAGTCCTGCTCCCAAGTGATTTAGAAGATAAACAAATATTGGATGTTGGATCTAGATTAGGAGCAGTACTATATGGg GCATATTACTTATCAAATGCATCATCAATAATTGGTATTGAAATGAACAAAGAATTCTGTGAggttcaagaaaaaataatacacaaGTTCTCCATGGATGCAGATAGAATAAGAGTTATTCACTCAGATGTAATGGAGAGACCCGACATTGTTCAACAATCAAACGTCATTATTATCAATGTCCTAGACTTCTTTGTTGATATTCCAAAACATAAGGAAATGTGGCATTTTTTCAAGAAACATATCAAAAAGGGGAGCTATTTAATTTGCAACAGGAGTATGGCCGACACTTTGAATAGTTTAGATATGTTTGAAGAACTGATGAATTGGCTAAGCATTTGCATACCTAaccaaatgaaaaatgaaatattttttgatgttGAAGATTGCAGTGAATTGTATTTATACACTgtaaattaa
- the LOC126373011 gene encoding CLK4-associating serine/arginine rich protein — MWHEARKQERMIRGMIVDYRRRAERRKDFYEKIKAEPTQFLQLHGRPCKIHLDPTVAAAGEGPAIMMPWQGDTNNMIDRFDVRAHLDYIPDVRNPDVPPDKLSPEERQCNYERYRIIAQNAFLGISEDKFLQQLAIEEQFGVTIEEKEMQKERLHEKKGTGAAIGYNYNDPGAQPSCSNGPESKKVETKDSDDDSDLEIIDVDLSIDVNKMEASQAHELNAVGPAFGMAGCDLFSFLTGDADDAEHQKQLLREEKEKAMFSGRKSRRERRAHRDKKLACRVVSPPSYAAPAPGAGAGAGARSPSRSRSRSPSPAPGNIQFITSFGGDDEEVKPPPLPKISYAEKVKQNLKKTELYSEIVRRQTKRPRAPSEDKYPRPLIGPRRESRSRSYSRSKSRSRSKSQPRSRSRSFRRSHSKSRSYSRSRSASSRSRSRSYSPYKRNYRNRRSASPNNTSAKRKSRSMSYESNDRSKPAVPRYYGRRKEDKSSSELSLDSDSSDSADDAKNKSAVANKPNTNQNQLRLSGSSSKGRPSKETISLKEKLKRKMQAQLSRQLRADKRAEAERLERESRRQARRDEEMRELAIKLRRKQREMRHQQTRRSSDDDSDRSRSGSSSRISPRPEKKRHSRSRSKSKSPSPPKRIQVWETRQSPPPFRPKYTEPGDNSQYHDRRRYHDNETHYQDDRRPEDDRQYYQNRYDKYPNRNYERYDNYNRHEHSQGHESRWDDKRFSQAPRRPFGHRGGYRGYGHRPGNSDHYGDGPSWQNTQDSYDRDRNSSSSDTNGKSKVKLVDY, encoded by the exons ATGTGGCACGAAGCAAGAAAACAGGAGCGAATGATTCGCGGTATGATTGTAGACTATCGACGGAGGGCGGAACGCCGTAAGGATTTCTATGAGAAAATT AAAGCTGAGCCCACTCAGTTTTTGCAATTACACGGTCGGCCATGCAAAATTCACTTGGATCCTACGGTCGCAGCTGCGGGAGAGGGTCCAGCTATCAT GATGCCTTGGCAAGGAGACACAAACAATATGATAGACAGGTTTGATGTCCGCGCACATTTGGATTATATTCCAGACGTGAGAAACCCTGATGTTCCACCTGATAAATTAAGCCCTGAAGAGAGACAATGCAACTATGAACGATACAGGATTATAGCACAGAATGCCTTTCTAGGGATAA GTGAAGACAAATTCCTCCAGCAACTGGCCATAGAGGAGCAGTTTGGTGTCACTATAGAAGAGAAGGAGATGCAAAAAGAGAGGTTGCACGAAAAAAAAGGCACTGGCGCCGCTATAGGATACAATTATAACGATCCAGGGGCACAACCATCCTGCTCTAACG GCCCGGAAAGTAAAAAAGTGGAGACCAAAGATTCGGATGATGATTCGGATCTTGAAATCATTGATGTGGACTTGAGCATTGACGTAAATAAGATGGAGGCTTCACAG GCGCACGAGCTGAACGCGGTGGGCCCAGCGTTCGGCATGGCCGGTTGCGACCTGTTCTCGTTCCTCACGGGCGACGCTGACGACGCCGAGCACCAGAAGCAACTGCTGCGAGAGGAGAAAGAGAAGGCAATGTTCTCTGGAAGAAAGAGTCGGAGGGAAAGGCGCGCGCATCG GGACAAGAAGCTAGCGTGCCGCGTGGTGAGCCCGCCGAGCtacgcggcgccggcgccgggcgcgggggcgggggcgggcgcGCGCTCGCCCAGCCGCTCGCGCAGCCGCAGCCCTTCGCCCGCGCCCGGGAACATCCAGTTCATCACCTCCTTCGGCGGCGACGACGAGGAGGTCAAGCCAC ctcCACTGCCAAAAATATCATATGCAGAAAAAGTGAAACAGAATTTAAAGAAGACAGAATTATATTCAGAAATAGTTCGCAGACAAACTAAAAGGCCAAG AGCTCCATCAGAGGACAAATACCCCCGCCCTCTAATAGGGCCTCGCCGCGAGTCGCGATCCAGGTCATATTCCCGATCCAAATCACGCTCGAGATCCAAGTCACAGCCTAGGTCACGCTCGAGGTCATTCCGGAGGTCACATTCGAAGTCCCGGTCGTATTCCCGGTCACGCTCTGCCTCGTCAAGGTCACGCTCGCGGTCCTACAGCCCTTATAAGCGAAACTATAGGAACAGGCGATCTGCCAGTCCAAA TAATACTAGTGCGAAGCGTAAATCCAGGTCGATGTCTTATGAAAG cAACGACAGAAGCAAGCCGGCGGTGCCGCGCTACTACGGGCGCCGCAAGGAGGACAAGTCTTCCAGCGAACTGTCCCTGGATTCCGATTCCAGTGACTCCGCCGATGACGCGAAAAACAA ATCGGCGGTTGCCAATAAACCCAACACAAACCAGAATCAGTTACGATTGTCTGGATCCAGCTCCAAA GGTCGGCCTTCCAAGGAAACCATATCGCTCAAGGAGAAACTCAAAAGAAAAATGCAAGCCCAGTTATCAAGGCAAC TGCGTGCAGACAAGCGGGCTGAAGCGGAGCGGTTGGAACGCGAGAGTCGCAGGCAGGCGCGCCGTGACGAGGAGATGCGGGAGTTAGCCATCAAGCTGCGACGCAA ACAGCGAGAGATGCGACACCAGCAGACTAGGCGGTCGAGTGATGACGACTCTGACAGGAGTCGCAGCGGGTCTTCCTCCAG aatATCACCACGGCCAGAGAAGAAGAGACATAGCAGAAGTCGATCGAAAAGTAAATCTCCGTCTCCTCCGAAGCGTATCCAAGTGTGGGAGACTAGGCAGTCGCCGCCGCCATTTCGACCTAAATACACGGAACCAGGAGATAACTCCCAGTACCATGACAGAAGGAGGTACCACGACAACGAGACACATTACCAGGACGACAGAAGACCAGAAGACGACAGGCAATATTACCAAAATAGGTATGACAAGTACCCCAACCGAAACTATGAACGCTACGACAATTATAATCGACATGAGCACAGTCAAGGGCACGAAAGCAGGTGGGATGATAAACGGTTTTCTCAAGCGCCAAGACGGCCTTTTGGCCACAGAGGAGGGTACAGAGGTTACGGCCACAGACCGGGGAACTCTGACCACTATGGCGATGGCCCTTCATGGCAGAATACACAAGATAGTTACGACAGAGACAGGAACAGCTCGAGCAGTGACACTAACGGAAAAAGTAAAGTGAAACTTGTGGACTACTAA
- the LOC126373014 gene encoding inositol-tetrakisphosphate 1-kinase-like, with amino-acid sequence MNDMVASNRNIGIWMSDKKSQKLNWKELIKTCNNHGYNLIKVDIERPLEEQGEFAVFLHKLTDVIAAADQGDTKAAGIISSVEQYLSNHPNIVVVDPLDNVRILLNRYCYYTILQEEPSFKKQGIFTPTFAEFSTNNIERNIEIMKQRGVTFPVICKPTIAHGSKSAHEMVVIFNERGLNVCKPPCVVQSFVNHNAVLHKVFLIGNRYHICERPSLKNFYASEDSDPIFYSTGEVCKADSQSTLSILDPYDKAHLKLTLDEEKLKHIIRVLRKRIGLLLAGFDVVLDNATGNHAVIDINVYPSYDNFPNFFEHLLDNIDEMVSRKSVIEYTNGDCIRPREDFIDTPMLNGFINVGMGPSYGVTGMNVN; translated from the exons ATGAACGACATGGTGGCCAGTAACAGAAACATTGGGATTTGGATGTCGGATAAGAAGAGCCAAAAACTCAACTGGAAAGAGTTAATAAAAACTTGTAACAATCATGGATATAATCTTATAAAG GTGGACATAGAGAGGCCCCTAGAGGAGCAAGGTGAATTTGCTGTTTTTCTTCACAAACTGACCGATGTAATAGCTGCCGCCGACCAAGGTGACACAAAG GCAGCTGGAATAATTAGCAGTGTTGAGCAGTATTTGTCCAATCATCCCAACATTGTGGTTGTGGACCCTCTTGATAATGTGAGGATACTATTAAACAG ATACTGCTACTACACAATATTACAAGAAGAGCCTTCGTTCAAAAAGCAGGGGATATTTACGCCGACGTTCGCGGAATTCAGCACGAATAACATTGAGAGGAACATAGAGATTATGAAGCAGCGAGGAGTGACATTCCCAGTGATCTGTAAGCCGACGATCGCTCACGGTTCAAAGTCGGCGCACGAGATGGTTGTTATATTCAATGAGAGAGGATTGAACGTGTGCAAGCCCCCTTGCGTCGTACAGAGCTTCGTAAACCATAATGCTGTTCTCCACAAAGTGTTCTTAATTGGAAATAG GTATCACATTTGCGAACGACCAAGTTTAAAAAACTTCTACGCATCTGAGGACTCAGATCCTATATTCTACAGCACCGGAGAGGTTTGTAAAGCAGACAGTCAATCTACTTTATCAATCCTCGATCCATATGATAAGGCTCATCTGAAACTGACACTTGATGAGGAGAAATTAAAGCACATTATTCGAGTGCTCAGGAAACGAATAGGGCTCTTGCTAGCTGGATTCGATGTAGTACTAGACAATGCCACAGGGAACCACGCTGTTATAGACATAAACGTTTATCCAAGTTACGATAACTTTCCTAATTTTTTCGAGCATCTATTGGATAACATTGATGAAATGGTCAGCAGAAAAAGTGTTATTGAATATACCAATGGCGACTGTATCAGGCCCAGAGAGGATTTTATTGATACTCCTATGTTAAATGGTTTTATAAACGTTGGTATGGGTCCAAGCTACGGCGTCACTGGAATGAATGTTAATTGA